In Selenomonas dianae, a genomic segment contains:
- a CDS encoding M24 family metallopeptidase, giving the protein MNIEARLTRLRTLLAENIVDAVLITKEENVRYFSGFRGDSAVLLVTAERLILVTDRRYTEQAAAEAPLYEVVEQRDGLYGKAAELAVDAGVVSLAFEGGALVYIKVIWLRERLGEISFDTPLNLDPLRQVKDADEVALIRRACAIADAGFAHIIDYIEPGMTELEVAAELEHHMRMLGSERPAFPTIIASGIRGSLPHGVASDKVIERGELVTMDFGAVCAGYHSDITRTICVGRADARQRELYDAVRTAQERALAALRPGVTGIEVDRVARDCLAEQDLDQYFGHGLGHSLGLEIHEEPRLSKAGKELLQPNMLITDEPGVYIPGWGGIRIEDTVLITADGAEPLTRASKEFIEICT; this is encoded by the coding sequence ATGAATATTGAAGCACGTCTTACACGTTTGCGCACACTGCTCGCAGAAAATATAGTGGATGCCGTTCTCATCACAAAGGAGGAGAATGTTCGCTATTTCAGCGGATTTCGCGGGGATTCCGCTGTGCTCCTTGTGACAGCGGAACGTCTTATCCTCGTGACGGACAGGCGTTATACGGAGCAGGCTGCGGCAGAGGCACCCCTCTATGAGGTTGTCGAGCAGCGGGACGGTCTGTATGGGAAAGCTGCGGAGCTTGCGGTGGACGCCGGTGTTGTTTCACTTGCCTTCGAGGGCGGAGCGCTCGTCTACATCAAGGTGATATGGCTGCGCGAACGGCTCGGCGAAATTTCCTTCGATACGCCGCTGAACCTCGATCCGCTCCGTCAGGTGAAGGATGCGGACGAGGTTGCTCTGATTCGCCGTGCGTGCGCCATTGCGGATGCGGGCTTTGCCCATATCATCGACTACATCGAACCGGGCATGACGGAGCTGGAGGTCGCGGCAGAACTTGAGCATCATATGCGGATGCTCGGCTCGGAGCGTCCCGCATTTCCGACCATCATCGCCTCAGGCATACGCGGCAGTTTGCCGCACGGGGTTGCGAGCGATAAGGTGATCGAGCGCGGAGAGCTTGTGACGATGGACTTCGGCGCAGTCTGTGCGGGCTATCACTCGGACATCACGCGTACGATCTGTGTGGGACGTGCGGACGCGCGGCAGCGTGAACTCTACGATGCCGTCCGCACGGCACAAGAGCGTGCGCTTGCGGCACTGCGTCCCGGTGTGACGGGTATCGAGGTTGACCGCGTGGCACGGGACTGCCTTGCGGAGCAGGATCTCGACCAATACTTTGGACACGGGCTTGGACACAGTCTCGGGCTTGAGATCCACGAGGAGCCGCGTCTCTCGAAGGCGGGCAAGGAGCTTTTGCAGCCGAATATGCTCATCACGGACGAGCCCGGCGTCTACATCCCCGGATGGGGCGGCATCCGTATCGAGGATACCGTGCTCATTACGGCAGACGGCGCAGAACCGCTCACACGTGCATCAAAAGAATTTATTGAAATCTGCACATAA
- the aroQ gene encoding type II 3-dehydroquinate dehydratase, which translates to MGKILVMNGPNLNLLGTREPEIYGTVTLADIHERLRRRANEADLDIEFMQSNHEGALVDAIQRARRTADYIILNAGAFTHYSIAIRDAIAAVNVPVIEVHLSNIHRREEFRRTSVIAPVVLGQIAGFGAESYMAALEVIICRMGGVR; encoded by the coding sequence ATGGGGAAAATACTTGTAATGAATGGACCAAACCTCAATCTGCTCGGTACGCGTGAGCCTGAAATCTACGGTACTGTGACACTTGCAGACATCCATGAGCGTCTACGCCGCCGTGCCAATGAGGCAGATCTGGACATTGAATTCATGCAGTCGAATCACGAGGGGGCGCTTGTGGATGCGATTCAGCGTGCACGCAGGACGGCGGACTACATCATCTTGAATGCCGGCGCGTTCACGCATTACAGCATCGCCATTCGCGATGCGATTGCGGCGGTCAATGTGCCGGTTATCGAGGTGCATCTCTCGAATATTCATCGACGTGAGGAGTTCCGTCGCACGTCCGTAATCGCCCCCGTCGTACTCGGGCAGATCGCGGGGTTCGGTGCGGAGAGTTATATGGCGGCGCTTGAGGTGATCATCTGCCGCATGGGAGGTGTACGATGA
- a CDS encoding acylphosphatase codes for MDRVIRRYACAAGRVQGVGFRMFVRQQAVMNDITGWAMNMSDGTVTMELQGDAAAVEAAFDAMRTGNYFVRVERLDIEEREPVDGERDFSIRY; via the coding sequence ATGGACCGTGTGATTCGCCGCTATGCGTGCGCCGCAGGGCGGGTGCAGGGCGTAGGTTTCCGTATGTTCGTCCGCCAGCAGGCGGTGATGAACGACATTACGGGGTGGGCGATGAATATGTCCGACGGGACGGTGACGATGGAACTGCAGGGCGATGCCGCTGCGGTCGAGGCGGCGTTTGATGCTATGCGTACGGGCAACTACTTCGTCCGCGTGGAGCGTCTTGACATCGAGGAACGCGAACCTGTGGACGGCGAGCGTGATTTTTCGATCAGGTATTAG
- a CDS encoding peptidase U32 family protein: MKKQPELLAPAGTMEKLQMALAYGADAAYLGGAQFGLRAFGGNFTNEEIRAAVQLAHGAGRKIYVTVNVFPHNDDLVSLPDYLRFLAQADVDAVLVADLGVFMLAREVAPDLPVHISTQANNVNWRTVCAWQKLGAERVVLARELSREEIREIRRHTDVELELFVHGAMCISYSGRCLLSSYFTGRDANRGGCAQSCRWKYALVEESRPGEYHPIVEDGRGTYIMNSKDLCLLPYLDEVVASGIDSLKIEGRMKSVHYVASVVKAYRMALDACLTGKPYAVREEWRMELEKVSHRAYTAGFFFGRTTEADQIYGSSSYEQSSDFVGLVRAYDEERCLATVEQRNHMKLGQEIEVFQPVGASFRQELTEMWDENGQEIAAAPHPQQIVRIRMAQPVEVNSILRRDVPIKKEER, translated from the coding sequence ATGAAGAAGCAACCTGAGCTGCTCGCACCTGCCGGGACGATGGAAAAGCTGCAGATGGCACTCGCCTATGGCGCAGATGCCGCATATCTTGGCGGCGCGCAGTTTGGTCTGCGCGCGTTCGGCGGTAACTTTACAAATGAGGAGATACGGGCGGCGGTACAGCTCGCGCACGGTGCGGGCAGGAAGATCTATGTGACGGTCAATGTCTTTCCGCACAATGACGATCTTGTATCCCTGCCGGACTATCTGCGTTTTCTTGCACAGGCGGATGTGGATGCCGTGCTTGTCGCCGATCTCGGCGTCTTTATGCTCGCGCGTGAGGTCGCGCCCGATCTTCCCGTACATATCAGTACCCAGGCGAACAATGTGAACTGGCGTACGGTGTGCGCATGGCAGAAGCTCGGTGCGGAGCGCGTCGTGCTCGCGCGGGAGCTCTCGCGTGAGGAGATTCGGGAGATTCGCCGCCATACGGATGTGGAGCTTGAGCTTTTCGTGCACGGGGCGATGTGCATATCCTACTCGGGACGCTGCCTTCTCAGCAGCTATTTTACGGGGCGCGATGCGAACCGCGGCGGCTGCGCACAGTCCTGCCGTTGGAAATATGCGCTGGTTGAGGAGTCGCGACCCGGCGAGTATCATCCCATCGTCGAGGACGGGCGCGGCACCTACATCATGAATTCGAAGGATCTCTGCCTCCTGCCGTATCTGGATGAGGTCGTCGCCTCCGGCATCGACAGCCTCAAGATCGAGGGGCGCATGAAGAGCGTCCACTATGTTGCGAGCGTGGTTAAGGCATACCGCATGGCACTCGATGCCTGTCTTACGGGCAAGCCCTACGCGGTGCGGGAGGAGTGGCGGATGGAACTGGAAAAAGTCTCGCACCGTGCCTACACAGCGGGATTTTTCTTTGGCAGGACGACGGAGGCGGATCAGATTTACGGTTCGTCCTCCTATGAACAGTCCTCGGATTTTGTCGGGCTTGTGCGTGCCTATGACGAGGAGCGCTGTCTTGCAACGGTGGAGCAGCGCAACCATATGAAGCTGGGGCAGGAGATCGAGGTCTTTCAGCCCGTGGGCGCGTCGTTTCGACAGGAACTCACAGAGATGTGGGACGAGAACGGGCAGGAAATTGCAGCGGCACCGCACCCGCAGCAGATTGTCCGGATACGGATGGCACAGCCGGTTGAGGTGAACAGCATTCTGCGCCGCGATGTGCCGATAAAGAAGGAGGAGCGATGA
- the mltG gene encoding endolytic transglycosylase MltG codes for MKKSLQGIWDFLQGDGLRQAFDAVYRGKGTSLQKKIIFGIPALSIALVLIVVVVILPLSGNSPDTRTPGTPVYFTVRPGMSVSEIGRELHAQGIIDSETKFWWTAKLNGFENKVKSGTFALQTGMTSSDVLETLVYGNTATIRFVIPEGFSVRDIAARLEGEHLVDAEVFIERAKSYRPYPYIEEHEDVRYAAEGFLFPDTYEINGEFDAARIMEMMTKNFDRRLTKEMRARAEEMDLSIYELVTLASLVEKEAYHEEDRPIIAQIFLKRLRIGMPLQADPTVQYLLDAPKEDLLYRDTEIASPYNTYQNVGLPPGPIASPGTASLMAVLHPADTDYLYFVADRNGNNYYATNYADHLALVDQVR; via the coding sequence GTGAAGAAGTCATTGCAGGGGATATGGGACTTCTTGCAGGGGGACGGTCTGCGGCAGGCATTCGATGCAGTCTATCGCGGGAAGGGAACATCGCTCCAAAAAAAAATCATATTCGGCATACCGGCACTGTCGATTGCACTTGTCCTCATCGTTGTAGTTGTGATCCTTCCGCTGTCTGGGAATTCCCCGGATACAAGAACACCCGGGACACCGGTTTACTTTACCGTCCGCCCGGGAATGAGTGTGAGCGAGATCGGCAGGGAGCTGCACGCGCAGGGCATCATTGACAGTGAGACGAAGTTCTGGTGGACGGCGAAGCTAAACGGCTTTGAGAATAAGGTGAAAAGTGGTACGTTTGCTCTACAGACGGGCATGACATCGAGCGATGTGCTCGAAACATTGGTCTACGGAAATACGGCGACGATTCGTTTTGTGATCCCCGAGGGATTCAGCGTGCGTGACATTGCCGCGCGTCTGGAAGGGGAGCATTTGGTCGATGCAGAGGTGTTTATTGAACGCGCCAAGTCCTATCGCCCCTATCCCTACATCGAGGAACACGAAGACGTGCGCTATGCGGCGGAAGGGTTCCTCTTTCCTGATACCTATGAGATCAACGGGGAATTTGATGCGGCACGCATTATGGAGATGATGACGAAGAACTTCGACCGCCGTCTGACGAAAGAGATGCGCGCTCGCGCAGAGGAGATGGATCTCTCGATCTATGAACTTGTGACGCTTGCCTCTCTCGTGGAGAAGGAGGCATATCACGAGGAGGATCGCCCGATCATCGCACAGATTTTCTTGAAGCGTCTGCGCATCGGTATGCCGCTGCAGGCAGATCCAACGGTTCAGTATCTCCTCGATGCACCGAAGGAGGATCTGCTCTACCGCGATACAGAGATCGCCTCGCCGTACAATACCTATCAGAATGTCGGGCTGCCGCCGGGACCGATTGCAAGCCCCGGCACGGCATCGCTGATGGCGGTGCTCCATCCTGCGGACACTGATTATCTGTATTTTGTCGCTGATCGGAACGGGAACAATTACTATGCGACGAATTATGCCGATCATCTTGCACTGGTCGATCAGGTACGGTGA
- a CDS encoding DUF1292 domain-containing protein, with translation MAEYDEMHDDDVIVVMTNEDGDERYYREEMIIPIGEDRFAVLIALAVSSEEDLENAEEGDEATIAKIVTDDSGEDIYTDPTDEEFEAVRRAYELMDEED, from the coding sequence ATGGCTGAATATGATGAAATGCACGATGATGATGTTATCGTTGTTATGACCAACGAGGATGGCGATGAGCGCTACTATCGCGAGGAGATGATTATTCCCATCGGGGAGGATCGTTTTGCTGTGCTGATTGCGCTTGCGGTATCCTCGGAGGAAGATCTTGAGAACGCCGAGGAGGGCGACGAGGCGACAATCGCGAAGATCGTTACGGACGACAGTGGGGAGGACATCTATACCGACCCGACCGACGAGGAATTCGAGGCCGTGCGCCGCGCCTATGAATTGATGGACGAAGAAGACTGA
- the ruvX gene encoding Holliday junction resolvase RuvX, whose protein sequence is MKRYLSLDIGDATIGIAVSDLLGLTAQGVETIRRTNLASDLDRLAVLVQEYEPAGFVAGLPKHMNGDEGVRCEIVRAFMADVAERFPTIGIHYWDERLSTVAASRTLIEGDVSRKKRRKVIDKMAAVYILQGFLDRQQHLK, encoded by the coding sequence GTGAAGCGCTATCTCTCGCTCGACATCGGCGATGCGACCATCGGTATCGCCGTCAGCGATCTCTTGGGGCTCACGGCACAGGGCGTGGAAACAATTCGCCGTACGAATCTTGCGTCGGATCTTGACCGTCTCGCTGTGCTTGTACAGGAGTATGAGCCTGCGGGATTTGTCGCAGGGCTGCCAAAGCATATGAATGGGGACGAGGGGGTACGCTGCGAAATTGTCCGTGCGTTTATGGCGGATGTGGCAGAGCGTTTTCCAACCATCGGGATCCATTACTGGGACGAGCGTCTTTCGACGGTTGCTGCCTCGCGTACCCTCATTGAGGGGGATGTATCGCGAAAGAAGCGGCGCAAGGTCATTGACAAAATGGCGGCGGTCTACATTCTGCAGGGGTTTCTGGATCGGCAGCAGCATTTGAAATAA
- a CDS encoding IreB family regulatory phosphoprotein — protein sequence MDEQKTMMFSFGEDKPKADTVIREAAAAMREKGYNPINQLVGYLLSGDPAYVTSHQEARSKIRSLERDELLDELVRFYLEHEK from the coding sequence ATGGACGAACAAAAAACAATGATGTTTTCCTTCGGTGAGGATAAGCCGAAGGCGGATACGGTCATACGGGAGGCTGCTGCCGCCATGCGGGAGAAGGGGTACAATCCCATCAATCAGCTGGTTGGCTATCTGCTCTCCGGCGATCCTGCCTATGTCACGAGTCATCAGGAGGCACGGAGCAAGATCCGCAGCCTTGAGCGCGACGAACTGCTCGATGAGCTCGTGCGGTTCTACTTGGAGCACGAAAAGTGA
- a CDS encoding RelA/SpoT family protein, with product MSENAQRDVTITMILDKVRSYQADADLEKIKRAYEYAEKAHSGQVRISGDAYIIHPLNVAYILTGLHLDDETICAALLHDVVEDTCATLEEMEARFGKNVMALIDGVTKLGRIKYMSKEDVQLENYRKMFLAMAKDIRVIMIKLADRLHNMRTLKYMREDKRRRIAKETIEVYAPLANRLGISSIKVELEDLCLRYLEPEAYYALVEEVKHKRQERQEFIIESIDQIRKKLEAAGITADIKGRAKHFYSIYRKMKRDNKSVNEIYDLSAVRVLVSSVKDCYGVLGVIHAMWKPIPGRFKDYIAMPKSNGYQSLHTTVMTHGDPLEIQIRTNAMHQVSEFGVAAHWKYKEAGRSIGATDENDQKMSWLRQMVSLQKEYDDPKEFFEALKLDVFSDEVFVFTPRGDVIDLPKGSNPIDFAYHIHTEIGHHCVGAKVNGKIVPLEYKLKNGDIVSIVTNKGGSGPSPDWLNTVASSATRSKIRAWFKKENREENIERGMNLIRDEAKRLGYAPKELMAGGRLGKVAEKLNVQSEDDLLAALGYGGVTLRGVMTKLIELHQQAVKDSTPPEVSQMLSELKAPRRGKRKKASHGVLVEGEGGYLVRLARCCNPIPGDPITGYITRGRGVSVHRSDCPNVLNDTEFTRVIEVSWDIGLDKEYTVGIEIICNDRNGMLSEILAVPAEMKVNIHTVNAMPNRRNKTSTVLLGLNVSNIDQITQVMTRVRLLKDVYRVTRTLGSSALPGGEV from the coding sequence ATGTCAGAGAATGCACAGAGGGATGTCACCATCACGATGATTTTGGATAAGGTGCGCTCGTATCAGGCGGATGCCGATCTCGAAAAAATAAAGAGGGCATATGAATACGCGGAGAAGGCGCACAGCGGACAGGTGCGCATCTCGGGCGATGCCTACATCATCCACCCGCTCAACGTCGCCTACATTCTCACCGGACTCCATCTCGACGATGAGACGATCTGTGCTGCGCTCCTGCACGATGTCGTGGAGGATACCTGCGCGACCCTCGAAGAAATGGAAGCGCGATTCGGCAAGAATGTCATGGCACTCATTGACGGTGTGACAAAACTCGGGCGGATCAAGTATATGTCGAAAGAGGACGTTCAGCTTGAGAACTACCGCAAGATGTTCCTTGCGATGGCAAAGGATATCCGCGTCATCATGATTAAACTGGCGGATCGGCTGCACAATATGCGGACGCTGAAATATATGCGCGAGGACAAGCGCCGCCGCATCGCCAAGGAAACAATCGAGGTCTATGCGCCGCTCGCGAACCGTCTCGGCATCTCCAGCATCAAGGTGGAACTTGAAGATCTGTGTCTGCGTTATCTCGAACCGGAGGCATATTATGCACTCGTGGAGGAGGTCAAGCACAAGCGTCAGGAGCGGCAGGAGTTCATTATCGAATCCATTGATCAGATTCGGAAGAAGCTCGAAGCTGCCGGCATTACAGCGGACATTAAAGGTCGGGCAAAGCATTTTTACAGCATTTACCGCAAGATGAAGCGCGACAACAAGAGTGTCAATGAGATCTATGATCTCTCTGCCGTGCGTGTCCTTGTTTCCTCGGTCAAGGACTGTTACGGTGTGCTCGGCGTTATCCATGCGATGTGGAAACCGATTCCCGGCAGGTTCAAGGACTACATCGCCATGCCGAAGTCGAACGGCTATCAGTCCCTGCATACGACGGTCATGACGCACGGCGACCCGCTCGAAATCCAGATCCGTACGAATGCGATGCACCAGGTCTCTGAGTTCGGTGTTGCGGCGCATTGGAAATACAAAGAAGCGGGGCGCAGCATCGGTGCGACCGATGAGAATGACCAGAAGATGTCATGGCTGCGTCAGATGGTGAGCCTCCAAAAGGAGTATGACGACCCGAAGGAATTCTTTGAGGCACTGAAACTGGACGTATTCTCCGATGAGGTCTTTGTCTTTACGCCGCGCGGCGATGTCATTGACCTGCCGAAGGGCTCGAATCCGATTGATTTCGCCTATCACATCCACACCGAGATCGGGCATCACTGCGTCGGCGCAAAGGTCAACGGCAAGATTGTGCCGCTTGAGTACAAACTCAAGAACGGTGACATCGTGTCCATCGTTACCAACAAGGGGGGCAGCGGGCCGAGCCCCGACTGGCTGAACACGGTCGCCTCCTCCGCGACGCGCAGCAAGATCCGCGCATGGTTCAAAAAGGAAAACCGCGAGGAAAACATCGAACGCGGTATGAATCTCATCCGTGACGAGGCGAAGCGGCTCGGCTATGCGCCGAAGGAACTGATGGCGGGCGGACGCCTTGGTAAGGTCGCGGAAAAACTCAACGTGCAGAGTGAGGATGATCTTCTCGCCGCACTCGGCTACGGCGGCGTGACGCTGCGCGGAGTTATGACGAAGCTCATCGAGCTGCATCAGCAGGCAGTCAAGGACAGCACGCCGCCCGAGGTGTCGCAGATGCTCTCCGAGCTCAAAGCACCGCGTCGGGGAAAGCGCAAGAAGGCGAGCCACGGCGTTCTCGTGGAGGGCGAGGGAGGCTACCTTGTGCGTCTCGCACGCTGCTGCAACCCGATTCCGGGCGATCCCATCACAGGCTATATCACGCGCGGGCGCGGCGTGTCCGTTCACCGTTCCGACTGCCCGAACGTGCTCAATGATACGGAGTTTACGCGTGTGATCGAGGTGAGCTGGGACATCGGACTCGATAAGGAGTATACGGTCGGCATTGAGATCATCTGCAACGACCGCAACGGAATGCTCTCCGAAATCCTCGCAGTACCCGCAGAGATGAAGGTCAACATTCACACGGTCAATGCGATGCCGAACCGCCGCAATAAGACATCAACAGTTCTCCTCGGGCTGAACGTCAGCAACATCGACCAGATCACGCAGGTCATGACGCGTGTGCGTCTGCTCAAGGACGTGTATCGCGTCACGCGCACCTTGGGAAGCTCGGCGCTGCCGGGCGGAGAGGTGTGA